In the Piscinibacter sp. XHJ-5 genome, one interval contains:
- a CDS encoding branched-chain amino acid ABC transporter substrate-binding protein encodes MQVKLNVIAAAAVAVLASGAYAQDMVVKIGHVGPVSGAQAHYGKDNENGSRMAIEDLNAKGITIGGKKVKFELVAEDDAADPKQGTAAAQKLCDAKVNGVVGHLNSGTTIPASKVYNDCGIPHITPSATNPNLTKPGYKTTFRLLANDNALGAGLALYAADALKLKKIAIIDDRTAYGQGVAEVFKKTAQAKGIQIVDEQYTTDKATDFMAILTAVKSKNPDGVFYGGMDPQAGPMLRQMEQLGMANVKYFGGDGLCTDKVIELSGGAKTLANVVCAEGGASLAKMPGGTAWRARYDQKYPKQFQVYSPYTYDATMVLVNAMQKCDSPDPAKYLPCLAKTDYQGVTAKIAFEDNGELKNPAMTLYVYKDGKKVPLN; translated from the coding sequence ATGCAAGTCAAACTGAATGTGATCGCGGCAGCCGCAGTGGCAGTACTCGCCAGCGGTGCGTATGCGCAGGACATGGTCGTCAAGATCGGCCACGTCGGCCCGGTCTCAGGTGCCCAGGCCCACTACGGCAAGGACAATGAAAACGGCTCTCGCATGGCCATCGAAGACCTGAACGCCAAAGGCATCACCATCGGCGGCAAGAAGGTCAAGTTCGAGCTCGTCGCCGAAGACGACGCAGCCGATCCGAAGCAAGGCACCGCCGCGGCGCAGAAACTGTGCGACGCCAAGGTCAACGGCGTGGTCGGCCACCTGAACTCCGGCACCACGATCCCGGCCTCCAAGGTCTACAACGACTGCGGCATCCCCCACATCACGCCGTCGGCGACGAACCCCAACCTCACCAAGCCGGGCTACAAGACCACCTTCCGCCTCCTGGCCAACGACAACGCGCTGGGCGCCGGCCTCGCGCTGTATGCGGCCGACGCGCTCAAGCTGAAGAAGATCGCGATCATCGACGACCGCACCGCCTACGGGCAGGGCGTGGCCGAGGTGTTCAAGAAGACCGCCCAGGCGAAGGGCATCCAGATCGTCGACGAGCAGTACACCACCGACAAGGCCACCGACTTCATGGCCATCCTGACGGCCGTGAAGAGCAAGAACCCCGACGGCGTGTTCTACGGCGGCATGGACCCGCAGGCCGGCCCGATGCTGCGCCAGATGGAGCAGCTCGGCATGGCGAACGTCAAGTACTTCGGCGGCGACGGCCTGTGCACCGACAAGGTCATCGAGCTGTCGGGCGGCGCCAAGACGCTGGCCAACGTGGTGTGCGCGGAAGGCGGCGCATCGCTGGCCAAGATGCCCGGCGGCACGGCTTGGCGCGCCCGCTACGACCAGAAGTACCCGAAGCAGTTCCAGGTCTACTCGCCGTACACCTACGACGCGACGATGGTGCTGGTCAACGCCATGCAGAAGTGTGACTCGCCGGACCCGGCCAAGTACCTGCCTTGCCTGGCCAAGACCGACTACCAGGGTGTCACCGCGAAGATTGCCTTCGAGGACAACGGCGAGCTGAAGAACCCGGCGATGACGCTGTACGTCTACAAGGACGGCAAGAAGGTCCCGCTCAACTGA
- a CDS encoding DNA polymerase III subunit chi — protein sequence MTEVQFHFNVPDRLLYACRLLRKALRSGAAGVAVSGPGDTLGRLDRTLWTFEPQEFIPHVLLRGGETLAPRLRRTPIWLVERAELAAHHPVLVHLGEEPAAGFESFGRLIEIVSTDDDERAAARRRWKHYAGRGYAIQKFEVGAQA from the coding sequence ATGACTGAGGTTCAGTTCCACTTCAACGTGCCCGATCGGCTGCTCTACGCCTGCCGGCTGCTGCGCAAGGCTTTGCGCAGCGGGGCCGCCGGGGTGGCGGTGAGCGGACCGGGCGACACCCTCGGCCGGCTGGATCGCACGCTGTGGACTTTCGAGCCGCAGGAATTCATCCCGCACGTGCTGCTGCGCGGCGGCGAGACGCTCGCGCCGCGCCTGCGCCGCACCCCGATCTGGCTCGTCGAGCGGGCGGAACTGGCGGCGCATCACCCCGTGCTGGTGCATCTGGGCGAAGAGCCGGCCGCTGGATTCGAGAGCTTCGGCCGGCTGATCGAGATCGTCTCCACCGACGACGACGAGCGCGCGGCCGCGCGCCGCCGCTGGAAGCACTACGCCGGCCGCGGCTATGCGATCCAGAAGTTCGAAGTAGGCGCCCAGGCATGA
- a CDS encoding leucyl aminopeptidase, with amino-acid sequence MDFRHQIASTGALSGVATDALLVVIHGDAIGRDLDPAIARIVDDAVSHGDFQFKAGRTLYLHRPQGLKAARLVVCAGGAASVKAFKAAVAAGLAQLKGGGAKHVTVALGSSEVGEQHAEAVTAAVADATYLYRQTKPSAPAAPAISRITLLCDKPQARDVQRGLARGAAVAEGVTLARELANLPANHCTPTFLGETAKKLGKDHGLKVEVLDRKAIEKLGMGSFLAVAQGSHQEPRFIVARYDGGTKSQAPVVLVGKGITFDTGGISIKPAAEMDEMKYDMGGAASVLGTLRAIAELKPKLNVIGLIPTCENMPSGHSVKPGDVVTSLSGQTIEILNTDAEGRLILCDALTYAERFKPRAVVDIATLTGACVVALGHHNSGLFTADDELAEQLLAASRQALDPVWRMPLDEEYDDALKSNFADMANVGPRAGGAITAAMFLRRFTGKYRWAHVDIAGTAWKSGAAKGATGRPVPLLTHFVLSHAG; translated from the coding sequence ATGGACTTTCGACATCAAATCGCTTCGACCGGCGCACTGTCCGGCGTGGCAACCGATGCGCTGCTCGTCGTCATCCACGGCGATGCCATCGGCCGCGACCTCGACCCGGCCATCGCCCGCATCGTCGACGACGCCGTGTCGCATGGCGACTTCCAGTTCAAGGCGGGACGCACGCTCTATCTGCATCGCCCGCAAGGCTTGAAGGCCGCGCGTCTGGTGGTGTGCGCGGGCGGTGCGGCATCGGTCAAGGCCTTCAAGGCGGCGGTTGCCGCCGGCCTCGCGCAGCTCAAGGGCGGCGGCGCCAAGCACGTGACCGTGGCGCTCGGCAGCAGCGAAGTGGGCGAGCAGCACGCCGAGGCCGTCACCGCCGCGGTCGCAGACGCCACTTACCTGTACCGCCAGACCAAGCCCAGCGCACCGGCTGCGCCGGCCATCTCCAGGATCACCCTGCTGTGCGACAAGCCCCAGGCGCGCGACGTTCAGCGCGGGCTGGCCCGCGGCGCGGCGGTTGCCGAGGGGGTCACGCTCGCGAGGGAGCTGGCCAACCTGCCCGCGAACCATTGCACGCCCACCTTTCTCGGCGAGACCGCGAAGAAGCTGGGCAAGGACCATGGCCTGAAGGTCGAGGTGCTGGACCGCAAGGCGATCGAGAAGCTCGGCATGGGCTCCTTCCTTGCCGTTGCGCAGGGCTCGCATCAGGAGCCTCGTTTCATCGTCGCGCGCTACGACGGCGGCACGAAGTCGCAGGCCCCGGTGGTCCTGGTCGGCAAGGGCATCACCTTCGATACCGGCGGCATCTCCATCAAGCCTGCCGCCGAGATGGACGAGATGAAGTACGACATGGGCGGCGCGGCCAGCGTGCTCGGCACATTGCGCGCCATCGCCGAGCTCAAGCCCAAGCTCAACGTCATCGGCCTCATCCCGACCTGCGAGAACATGCCGAGCGGGCATTCGGTGAAGCCGGGCGACGTCGTCACCAGCCTTTCCGGGCAGACGATCGAGATCCTCAACACCGACGCCGAAGGGCGCCTCATTCTCTGCGATGCGCTGACCTACGCCGAGCGCTTCAAGCCCCGGGCGGTCGTCGACATCGCCACGCTCACCGGCGCTTGCGTGGTGGCGCTGGGTCACCACAATTCGGGCCTGTTCACCGCCGACGACGAGCTCGCCGAGCAACTGCTGGCGGCCAGCCGGCAGGCGCTCGATCCCGTGTGGCGGATGCCGCTGGACGAGGAGTACGACGACGCGCTGAAGAGCAACTTCGCCGACATGGCCAACGTCGGCCCGCGCGCCGGCGGCGCCATCACGGCGGCGATGTTCCTGCGTCGCTTCACGGGCAAATACCGTTGGGCGCACGTCGACATCGCCGGCACCGCATGGAAGTCCGGCGCGGCCAAGGGCGCCACCGGCCGTCCGGTCCCGCTGCTGACGCATTTCGTCCTGTCGCACGCAGGTTGA